One window from the genome of Salvia miltiorrhiza cultivar Shanhuang (shh) chromosome 7, IMPLAD_Smil_shh, whole genome shotgun sequence encodes:
- the LOC130993924 gene encoding uncharacterized protein LOC130993924, with amino-acid sequence MSSSSSSHEDERRAEEFSNLVQQFNQIVQDIGDPEEQPRRRRRSARKKAFIRRDREAGAVRLHADYFDENPIYPDNIFRRRFRMRHALFLRIVNAVASDPYFQQRRDALGRPGFTPLQKCTVAVRMLANGGAADQYDEYLWIAESTALECLRRFSRAIIQLFGAEYLRRPTSADCQRLLAMHEAKHGFPGMLGNLDCMHWAWKNCPTAWQGAYTRGDQGEPTIILEAVASQDLWIWHAFFGTPGSNNDINVLNNSMLFNDRLQGMGVPVTYEVNNAYYTSGYYLTDGIYPN; translated from the coding sequence ATGTCTTCCTCCTCATCAAGCCACGAGGACGAGCGACGTGCTGAAGAATTTTCCAATCTTGTACAACAATTTAACCAAATTGTTCAAGATATTGGTGATCCAGAAGAGCAACCTCGTCGTCGGCGACGAAGCGCGCGGAAGAAGGCTTTCATTCGTCGGGACCGTGAAGCCGGCGCTGTACGTTTGCACGCggattactttgatgaaaatccaATCTACCCCGACAACATCTTCCGCCGCCGTTTTCGGATGCGTCATGCGTTGTTTTTGCGCATCGTTAATGCCGTCGCCTCCGATCCATACTTTCAACAACGCAGGGATGCACTTGGGAGGCCCGGCTTCACGCCATTGCAAAAATGCACTGTCGCTGTTCGTATGCTAGCTAACGGTGGGGCAGCGGACCAATACGACGAGTATCTCTGGATTGCAGAGTCCACAGCGTTGGAGTGCTTGCGCAGATTCAGTCGAGCCATTATTCAACTCTTCGGCGCGGAGTACTTGAGGAGGCCGACTTCCGCTGACTGCCAACGGCTTCTAGCAATGCACGAAGCGAAGCACGGCTTCCCGGGAATGCTAGGGAACcttgattgcatgcattgggcgtggaagaattgtCCAACGGCATGGCAAGGCGCATACACTCGCGGCGATCAGGGGGAACCGACCATCATCCTCGAAGCCGTCGCCTCGCAAGATCTATGGATCTGGCATGCTTTTTTTGGGACtcctggttcgaacaacgacatcaacgtgctcaacaactcGATGTTGTTCAACGATCGGCTGCAAGGAATGGGCGTGCCGGTCACATATGAAGTCAACAACGCCTACTATACAAGTGGGTACTACTTGACTGACGGCATCTATCCTAATTGA